A single genomic interval of Spirosoma taeanense harbors:
- a CDS encoding GH3 auxin-responsive promoter family protein, producing MGIRSVLSKPLAKWVVERQREWMFRPAETQQRWFKRLVDGGRDTVFGRDHHLADVHTVEEFRQAVPVRDYEDLKPYIERILAGDSDVLWKGKPLYFAKTSGTTSGTKYIPITRDSIPNHIDSARDALLNYINETGNSAFLDKKLIFLSGSPELDKKAGINVGRLSGIANHHVPAYLRTNQLPSYETNIIEDWETKLERIIDETINQPMSLISGIPPWVQMYFDRIQERTGKLIKDVFPDFSVFVYGGVNFDPYRAKLYESIGKRVDSIETYPASEGFIAFQDTQTEEGLLMLLDSGIFFEFIAAEDYFTENPRRLTIDEVELNKNYAVIINNNAGLWGYSIGDTVKFVSRDPYRLLVTGRIKHFISAFGEHVIGEEVERALQYAMQRHPETEVVEFTVAPMVSPGEGLPYHEWLVEFSTPPNDLAAFARDVDNRLTELNVYYDDLITGAILQPLKLTTLPRGAFQRYMKSQGKLGGQNKVPRLANDRKIAEGLLATSLV from the coding sequence ATGGGAATTCGTTCGGTATTAAGTAAACCTTTGGCCAAGTGGGTCGTAGAGCGGCAGCGGGAATGGATGTTCCGTCCCGCCGAAACGCAGCAGCGCTGGTTTAAGCGTCTGGTGGACGGTGGGCGCGATACCGTCTTCGGACGAGACCATCATCTGGCCGACGTACACACGGTCGAAGAATTTCGGCAGGCCGTTCCGGTCCGCGATTATGAAGACCTGAAACCGTATATCGAGCGAATCCTGGCTGGTGACTCAGACGTGCTCTGGAAGGGCAAACCTCTGTATTTCGCTAAAACGTCGGGTACCACCTCCGGTACCAAGTATATCCCGATCACGCGGGATTCCATCCCGAATCATATCGACTCGGCCCGCGACGCTCTGCTGAATTACATCAACGAAACCGGCAACAGCGCCTTTCTGGATAAGAAGCTGATCTTTCTGTCGGGTAGTCCCGAACTTGACAAGAAAGCGGGAATTAACGTTGGACGGTTGTCCGGCATCGCCAATCACCATGTTCCGGCCTACCTGCGCACGAATCAATTACCCAGCTACGAAACCAACATTATTGAAGACTGGGAAACCAAGCTGGAGCGCATTATCGACGAGACGATCAACCAGCCGATGTCCTTGATTTCGGGGATTCCACCTTGGGTGCAGATGTATTTCGACCGGATTCAGGAGCGAACCGGCAAGCTCATTAAAGACGTGTTCCCAGACTTCTCAGTATTTGTGTACGGGGGCGTAAATTTCGACCCTTATCGTGCCAAACTTTATGAGAGCATCGGTAAGCGGGTAGACTCGATTGAAACGTATCCCGCTTCGGAAGGCTTCATCGCTTTTCAGGATACACAGACCGAAGAAGGATTATTGATGCTGCTCGATAGCGGCATTTTCTTCGAATTCATTGCTGCTGAAGACTATTTTACGGAAAACCCGCGCCGACTGACCATCGATGAGGTCGAATTGAATAAGAACTACGCCGTTATCATCAACAACAACGCTGGACTGTGGGGCTACTCTATCGGTGACACGGTCAAGTTCGTATCGCGGGACCCCTATCGGCTGCTCGTTACGGGCCGGATCAAACATTTTATCTCGGCCTTCGGCGAACACGTGATCGGCGAAGAGGTCGAGCGGGCGTTGCAATACGCTATGCAGCGGCATCCTGAAACAGAAGTTGTTGAATTTACAGTCGCGCCGATGGTTAGCCCCGGCGAGGGATTGCCTTATCATGAATGGCTGGTCGAGTTTTCAACCCCACCCAACGACTTGGCAGCTTTTGCCCGGGACGTAGACAACCGACTGACCGAACTAAACGTATATTACGACGACCTTATAACCGGAGCCATTTTGCAGCCGCTGAAACTAACGACGCTGCCGCGCGGAGCCTTTCAGCGATATATGAAAAGTCAGGGCAAGCTGGGTGGGCAGAACAAAGTTCCCCGGCTGGCTAACGACCGGAAAATTGCAGAGGGCCTGCTGGCCACTTCATTAGTGTAG
- a CDS encoding 1-deoxy-D-xylulose-5-phosphate reductoisomerase has protein sequence MNQKRHIAILGSTGSIGTQAVEVIKAHPDQFQVEVLTTNTNAELLIQQAVELKPNVVVICNEDRYDQVFSALDPLGIKVYAGAKAIASVVQMDTIDIVLTAMVGYAGLLPTIKAIEAGKAIALANKETLVVAGELITQLAAQKGVNIYPVDSEHSAIFQCLVGEFHNPIEKIILTASGGPFRGKSPDFLATVTKAQALKHPNWTMGAKITIDSATLMNKGLEVIEAKWLFGLRPDQIDVIVHPQSIIHSLVQFEDGSLKAQMGLPDMRLPIQFALGYPDRLKSDFPRFNFLDYPSLTFEQPDVKTFRNLQLAFNALDRAGNAPCIINAANEVAVEAFLHDQIGFMEISDVIESCLASATFVEHPAYDDYVRTDDETRRLATERIKTLV, from the coding sequence ATGAATCAAAAACGCCATATCGCCATCCTCGGCTCGACCGGCTCTATTGGAACGCAGGCCGTGGAGGTGATTAAAGCCCACCCCGATCAATTTCAGGTTGAGGTGCTGACGACGAATACCAATGCCGAACTGTTGATCCAGCAGGCCGTCGAGCTAAAACCGAATGTCGTTGTTATCTGTAACGAAGACCGTTACGATCAGGTCTTTTCGGCGCTCGACCCGCTGGGTATTAAGGTCTATGCCGGAGCAAAAGCCATTGCTTCGGTCGTGCAGATGGATACCATCGACATTGTGCTGACGGCAATGGTTGGTTACGCGGGTCTGCTGCCCACCATCAAGGCCATCGAAGCGGGGAAGGCTATTGCGCTGGCGAACAAAGAAACTCTGGTGGTAGCTGGCGAGCTTATCACCCAACTGGCGGCTCAGAAAGGCGTTAACATCTACCCGGTCGATTCAGAGCATTCGGCTATCTTCCAGTGCCTGGTTGGTGAGTTTCATAATCCGATAGAGAAAATCATCCTGACGGCATCCGGTGGGCCGTTTCGAGGTAAATCCCCGGATTTTCTGGCAACGGTTACGAAGGCGCAGGCGCTTAAGCATCCCAACTGGACGATGGGCGCCAAGATTACCATCGACTCAGCCACGCTCATGAACAAAGGGCTGGAGGTCATCGAAGCCAAATGGCTGTTCGGCCTTCGCCCGGATCAGATTGACGTAATCGTGCACCCGCAGAGTATTATTCACTCGCTGGTGCAGTTTGAAGACGGCAGCCTGAAAGCACAGATGGGCCTCCCCGATATGCGCCTGCCGATTCAGTTCGCCCTGGGGTACCCCGACCGGCTGAAGTCCGACTTCCCACGCTTTAATTTCCTGGATTATCCATCGCTGACGTTCGAGCAGCCGGACGTAAAGACCTTTCGGAATCTACAGTTAGCCTTCAATGCGCTCGACCGGGCCGGTAATGCCCCCTGCATCATCAATGCGGCCAACGAAGTAGCGGTCGAAGCCTTCCTGCACGATCAGATTGGCTTTATGGAAATCTCCGACGTAATTGAGTCCTGCCTGGCCAGTGCGACATTCGTCGAACATCCAGCCTACGACGATTACGTCAGGACGGATGATGAAACCCGAAGGTTAGCCACAGAACGAATTAAAACGCTGGTTTAA
- the rseP gene encoding RIP metalloprotease RseP, translating into MEILVMAGQLILGLSILVGLHELGHLLAAKAFGMRVEQYFIGFPPKIWSIKRGETEYGVGAIPLGGFVKISGMIDESLDTKHTQTEPLPYEFRAKPAWQRLIVMLGGIIVNVIVGILIFVVLTYKNGNTYLAAKDAKYGIVAYDLAQSIGLRTGDKIVKVNGKQITDFSEIKSSDVFLGDNSSYTVERNGQLIDIDIPNNFVDKLADKKSAGQFIEPIEPFKVKELAPGQPAEKAGMKPGDVITSVNGKPIQFYHEYVELVKPLKNKPLTLGINRNGQPLTLQLKTTEDGTTGFYPEFLLPLTRQEYTFGEALAVGTKKAFQVVFDNIKGFGKIFRGEVSASKALSGPIGIAQNLFGGIWVWDRFWTVTGLLSMALAFMNALPIPALDGGHATILGYEIISGRKPSDRFLEAAQRVGMVILLGLMAFAIFNDVLKAVF; encoded by the coding sequence ATGGAAATTTTAGTGATGGCTGGCCAGCTCATTCTGGGCCTGTCTATTTTAGTTGGGTTGCACGAATTAGGGCACCTTCTGGCCGCTAAAGCCTTTGGCATGCGGGTTGAGCAGTACTTTATTGGCTTCCCACCCAAAATCTGGAGTATTAAGCGGGGCGAAACCGAATACGGTGTGGGTGCCATTCCGCTCGGTGGTTTCGTTAAAATATCCGGGATGATCGACGAATCGCTCGATACGAAACACACCCAGACCGAACCGCTGCCTTATGAATTCCGGGCAAAACCCGCCTGGCAGCGGCTCATCGTCATGCTCGGGGGTATTATTGTCAACGTAATCGTTGGCATCCTGATTTTTGTGGTGCTGACGTATAAGAACGGAAACACCTATCTGGCCGCCAAAGACGCTAAATATGGTATTGTTGCCTATGATCTGGCCCAAAGCATCGGCCTGCGAACAGGTGACAAAATTGTTAAAGTAAACGGTAAACAAATCACCGATTTTAGCGAAATTAAGAGTTCCGACGTGTTTCTGGGCGACAATAGCTCCTACACCGTTGAGCGCAATGGTCAACTCATTGATATTGATATCCCGAACAACTTCGTCGATAAACTGGCCGACAAGAAGAGCGCCGGTCAGTTCATTGAACCGATTGAGCCGTTCAAGGTAAAAGAACTGGCCCCGGGTCAGCCCGCCGAGAAAGCAGGCATGAAACCGGGCGACGTGATTACGAGCGTCAACGGTAAACCGATTCAGTTTTATCACGAGTACGTGGAGCTGGTGAAGCCGCTTAAAAACAAGCCACTTACGCTCGGTATAAACCGGAACGGACAGCCACTAACTCTTCAGCTCAAAACGACCGAAGATGGAACGACTGGCTTTTATCCAGAGTTTCTGCTGCCATTAACCCGGCAAGAGTATACCTTCGGGGAGGCTCTGGCAGTCGGTACAAAAAAAGCCTTCCAGGTCGTTTTCGATAATATTAAAGGGTTCGGCAAGATCTTTCGGGGTGAAGTGTCGGCGTCCAAAGCTCTGAGTGGCCCAATCGGTATCGCCCAAAATCTGTTTGGCGGCATCTGGGTATGGGACCGTTTCTGGACCGTAACGGGCTTACTCTCGATGGCGCTGGCATTCATGAACGCCTTACCAATTCCCGCTCTCGACGGTGGTCACGCCACGATTCTCGGATACGAAATTATCTCGGGTCGTAAGCCGTCCGACCGGTTTCTGGAAGCCGCCCAGCGCGTCGGTATGGTTATCCTGCTTGGGTTGATGGCTTTTGCTATTTTCAACGACGTACTAAAAGCCGTTTTTTAA
- a CDS encoding DUF6702 family protein has product MQYNPKERTFEISVRVFTDDFEKALSSEAGSRISLSAAAPTDPSADKINPLIEKYIRLHFAYVTPQKQAKPITYVGHEIEADANWLYLEMPYAEPFRGGLLKQNVLMELFDDQVNMVNITYQGQKKTFVFRKNQPIQDVSF; this is encoded by the coding sequence ATGCAGTATAACCCCAAAGAACGCACGTTTGAAATCAGCGTTCGGGTTTTCACAGATGATTTTGAGAAGGCACTTTCGAGCGAAGCAGGCAGTAGGATAAGCTTATCAGCAGCCGCACCAACTGATCCCAGCGCGGACAAGATTAACCCGCTGATCGAAAAATACATTCGTCTGCATTTTGCTTACGTAACGCCACAAAAACAGGCAAAACCCATTACGTATGTAGGTCACGAGATCGAAGCGGATGCCAACTGGCTATATCTCGAAATGCCGTATGCCGAACCGTTCCGGGGCGGCCTGCTGAAGCAAAACGTGCTGATGGAACTGTTCGATGACCAGGTCAACATGGTTAATATTACCTATCAGGGCCAGAAGAAAACCTTCGTTTTCCGAAAAAACCAGCCCATTCAGGATGTTTCGTTCTGA